The DNA window GCGACGAGGGTATTGCCATCCTCGGCCACGAAGGCCTCGCGGATGCGGCGGCCTTCCTCGGTGCGGATGGGGATGTTCTGCAGGTTGGGGTCGGTTGAGGCGAGACGCCCGGTGCTGGCGCCGGTCTGGACATAGGAGGTGTGGACGCGGCCCGTGTCGGGGTCGATATGGTCCTGCAGGGCATCGGTATAGGTCGATTTCAGCTTGCTGACCTGTCGCCAGTCCATCACGCGGGCAGGCAGGTCGTGCTCGGTGGCGAGGTCTTCGAGCACGTCGGCAGGTGTGGAATACTTGCCGTTCTTGCCGCGCTTGCCACCCTCCAGCCCCATTTTGTCGAAAAGGATATCGCCCAGCTGCGCCGGGGAGCCGACGTTGAACTTCTCGCCCGCAAGCTCGTGAATCTCGGCCTCGAGTCCGGCCATCTTCTGGGCGAAGGCGGCGGACATGCGGGAGAGCGTGTCCTTGTCGACCTTGATGCCGTTACGCTCCATCTGCGCCAGCACGGGCACCAGCGGGCGTTCGAGCGTCTCGTAGACGGTGGTGACCTTCGCACGGTGCAGCTGCGGCTTGAACGTGTGCCAGAGGCGCAGGGTGATGTCGGCGTCCTCGGCGGCGTATTTCACCGCCTCGTCGATGGGCACGCGGTCGAAGGTGATGGCGGATTTGCCTGTGCCCAGCAGGTCCTTGATGGGGATTGGCGTGTGCGACAGGTAGCGTTCGGCGAGCGTGTCCATGCCGTGGCCGTGCATCCCGGAGTAGAGCGCGTAGGACATCAGCATCGTGTCGTCGATCGGCGCCATGGCGATGTCGTAATTGGCCATGATCTTGGTGTCGTATTTCATGTTCTGCCCGATCTTGAGGATCGACGGATCCTCGAGCATGGGTTTCAGGGCATCGAGCGCCTCCTGCATCGGGATTTGGCCGTCGAGCAGGGCGTCGGAGCCGAAGAGGTCGTCCGCGTTGCCGTCCTTGTGGCCGAGCGGGATGTAGCACGCCTCGCCCGGGTCGATAGAGAGGCAGATGCCCACAAGGTCGGCCTGCATCTCGTTGAGTGAGGTTGTTTCGGTATCGACGGCGACGTAGCCGCGGGCGGTTATGCGGTCGATCCAGCTTTGCAGCGCGTCCATGTCCGAGACGCGCTCGTATTTCGCGGGGTCGATGGCGGGCCAGTCGGGGGCGCTGGCCTCGCTCGCCTCCGGCGCTGTGGGCTCGGGGATCGCAGGCGCCTCGACATCCAGCGCGTCGGCGATGCGCTTGGTGAGGGTGCGGAACTCCATCTCGGTCAGGAAGGCCAGCAGGGTGTCGGGATCGGGGTCGCGCACCTCGAGGTCGTCGAGGGTGAAATCGAGAGGCGTCTCGCAGTCGAGTTGCACAAGCTTTTTCGACAGCTCGATCTGTTCGCGTTTCTCGATCAAGGTCTCGCGGCGCTTGGGTTGCTTGATCTCCTCGGCGCGGTCGAGAAGTTCTTCGAGGCTGCCGTATTCGTTGATCAGGAGCGCGGCGGTCTTGATGCCGATGCCGGGGGCACCGGGGACGTTGTCGACGCTGTCGCCCGCGAGGGCCTGCACGTCCACGACGCGCTCGGGGCCGACGCCGAATTTCTCCTCGACGCCTTCGCGGTCGATGCGGCGGTTCTTCATGGCGTCCAGCATTTCGACGCCACCGCCCACCAGCTGCATCAGGTCCTTGTCCGAGCTGATTATGGTGACGCGCCCGCCCGCGTCGCGGGCTTGGACG is part of the Roseovarius sp. THAF9 genome and encodes:
- the polA gene encoding DNA polymerase I; translated protein: MAFGKGHHLHLIDGSAFIFRAYHALPPLTRKSDGLPIGAVSGFCNMLQKYVEDSTGADAPTHVAVIFDKGSHTFRNDMYPEYKANRDEMPEDLRPQIPLTRRATEAFNIACKEMEGYEADDMIATLAVQARDAGGRVTIISSDKDLMQLVGGGVEMLDAMKNRRIDREGVEEKFGVGPERVVDVQALAGDSVDNVPGAPGIGIKTAALLINEYGSLEELLDRAEEIKQPKRRETLIEKREQIELSKKLVQLDCETPLDFTLDDLEVRDPDPDTLLAFLTEMEFRTLTKRIADALDVEAPAIPEPTAPEASEASAPDWPAIDPAKYERVSDMDALQSWIDRITARGYVAVDTETTSLNEMQADLVGICLSIDPGEACYIPLGHKDGNADDLFGSDALLDGQIPMQEALDALKPMLEDPSILKIGQNMKYDTKIMANYDIAMAPIDDTMLMSYALYSGMHGHGMDTLAERYLSHTPIPIKDLLGTGKSAITFDRVPIDEAVKYAAEDADITLRLWHTFKPQLHRAKVTTVYETLERPLVPVLAQMERNGIKVDKDTLSRMSAAFAQKMAGLEAEIHELAGEKFNVGSPAQLGDILFDKMGLEGGKRGKNGKYSTPADVLEDLATEHDLPARVMDWRQVSKLKSTYTDALQDHIDPDTGRVHTSYVQTGASTGRLASTDPNLQNIPIRTEEGRRIREAFVAEDGNTLVALDYSQIELRILAHIADIPALKEAFRDGQDIHAMTASEMFDVSMDDMTPEIRRRAKAINFGVIYGISGYGLARNLRIPRADAQAFIDRYFERFPGIRTYMDDTVAFAKDHGFVQTLFGRKIHTPEIGAKGPRAGFARRAAINAPIQGTAADIIRRAMIRMPEAIADLPCKLLLQVHDELLFEVSGGAEEKVIDTARDVMEHAARPALHLDVPLVVDAGQGDNWAQAH